From the genome of Planctomycetota bacterium:
CCGCCGGCGGCAAAGCGCGTTCGGTCATCCTCATTTTCAACTGCGGCGGGCCGAGCCACCTGGACCTCTGGGATCCGAAGCCGGAAGCTCCCGAGAACGTGCGGGGTCCCTTCCGCGCGATTCCGACCTCCGTGCCGGGAATCCGGGTGTCGGAGCTTCTTCCGAATCTGGCCCGGCGGGCTCACCGGTACGCGATCGTCCGGAGCGTTCACCACGAGCACCAGAACCACAACTCCGCGATGTATTGGACGATCGTGGGACGGCCGTATCCGATCGACAGCACGCTCATCAATCCCAGCCGCACCGATCTGCCGAGTTTCGGGACGCTCACCGGATGGCTGGCGCAGCGGGACGGCTACAGCGGGGCGGTGCCTCCGTACGTCATCACGCCGGCTCCGCATTGCGACAGCACCGCCTACGTGACGCCGGGGCAGTTCGGCGCCTGTCTGGGGGCCAAGTACGATCCCTTTGTTCTGAACGCGGATCCGAACGCTCCGGACTTCAAACTGCGGGACCTTGGGCCGGTCGAGGGCATGACTCCGGACCGGCTGGCCGCGCGGCGGGAGCTTCTGAAGGGCCTGGAGATGAACGCGAGGCCGGTCGAGACGCCGGTCGCGAGGGAACTCGACGTTTTTCACGCGAGGGCCTTCTCGATGGTTCTTTCGGGAGAGATGGCGCAGGCGTTCGATCTCTCACGCGAGCCGGATCGCGTTCGGGAGCGGTATGGCCGCCATTCCTGGGGACAGTCTCATCTGCTGGCGCGGCGGCTGGTCGAAGCCGGGGCGCGCTTCGTCACGACCGTCAACGGACCGAGCATCGTCTGGGACACGCACAAGGACAACTTCGAGCAGATGCGCCGGCATCTCGTTCCGCCGATGGAGCAGGCGTTCACCGCGCTTCTGGACGATCTGGCGGAGCGGGGACTTCTGGAGACGACGATCGTTCTCTGGATGGGAGACTTCGGCCGCACGCCGGTCATCAACAACGACGCCGGGCGGGATCACTGGCCGCAGTGTTTCTCGGTGGTTCTGGCCGGAGGCGGCATCCGCGGCGGCCAGGTGGTGGGCGCGTCGGATTCCAAGGGGGCCTATCCGAGCGCGCGGCCCGTCACCCCCGCGGACATTCACGCGACCGTCTTCACGCTTCTGGGATACGATCCGGCCGCCGTCACGTTCCGGTCGTCCGACGGCCGCCCCCTGGCGCTCTCCGAAGGCGAGCCGATCCGCGAGCTCCTTTAGCCGCGCCGTCCGGCGCTTCTCATTCGTCCTGCGTTTCGGCCAGGATCAGCCGGACATCCGTCGGACTGAGCGGCCGGTTGTAGAGGCGGACGTCGTCGATCGCGCCCTGCGCGGGCCAGGACCATTCCTTCCAGTGGGGGTTTCCAATTCCGATCCGCCAGCGTCCTTCCGGAACCTCGAAGACCTCGCGGGACGGATCGAAGGCCTGCGCGTGCCGGAGGACGCCGTTCACATAGAGCGACACCCGCCCCAGGCCCCGGTCGACGACGCCCGCCAGGTGATACCAGTGTCCCGCGGCGTGCGTGGTTTCCCAGGTGCCGGCCGTATTCCACACGGGACCGGTCTCTCCCCGCAACCAGTCCGTCATGAGAAAGCGTCCTTCGTGGTTGAACAGAAGTCCGATGTGCCAGCCGGTTCTCAGGAGGATTCCATAGGACGCTCGAGCTTCGGAATCGCGGCCGGGCGGGATGTCCGCCGGCCGGAACCAGGCCGCCAGCGAGAAACTGGAGCGGTGGACCCCTTCGAGATCCGGCGACACGGCCGGTTCGATGTACGACCCGCGGCCGTCCAGAACGAGCGCACGGCCGATCTTGCCCGCCGTCCAGAAGACGGGTCCCACGATTCGGCCGCGGTGCCCCCGGCCGGACCGATCCTCGACCCACCCGTCCTCTCGAGGGCCGTCGAGCGGCCAGTGCGCGACGAGATCCGAGCGGCGCGGCCCGGACATCGGCGGCGGAGCTTCCGGCGCGGCCGATCTCCGCGGCGCTGCGGCCGGGAAGGAGATTTCGGTTGCCGAAGGAATTCCGGGCGCCGCGGACGGCGGCCGAGCGGCGAACACCGGGGGCGGCGTCGGTGCCGCTGGCGGCATCGGGGCGATGGGGGCGCGCGGCGGAGGTATCCGGGGGGAGGTTCCGGCGGCCGCCCAGAGGAGGGCCGCGACGAGCGCGGCGCCGGCGGCGGAGGCGATCGGTGCGAAGAAACGCGGGCTCGCCGCTCGACGGACCAGGGTCCAGACGGTGTTGGAAACGAATCCTCCGGCGGCAGGATGTCCCGCCAGGGCGGCCAGGGCCGCCTTGGCGGTCCAGACCCGCAGGGCCGCCTCCGCCCCCGGCGGGGGCGACAGCGTTTCCAGGACGGCGGGAAAGAGGGCGGGCATCACGCCCCGGCGGGCCAGGCGGTCGCGCAGAAGCCGGCGTCCCCGGAAGAGCCACGCTCCGACGGTTCCGATCGATCGGCCGAGGACGGCCGCCGTTTCCTCGAGCGTGCGGCCTTCGAGGTGGAAAAGAATGAGAGCCCGCCGGTAGCGCTCCGGCAGACCGTTGATTTCCTCGTCGAGGATCGGCAGAACCTCTTCGAGCGGCGACGGAGCCGCCGTTCGGAGCCGTTCGATCGCGGTCCGCTCGCGGGCGCGGCGCGCCTGGCCCGCGCGCCGCTGGCTGACGGCGATGTCCCACGCGACGCGGTGAAGCCACGGGCCCAGGGGGCGGCGCCGGTCCAGCACGCCGGCCTTGAGGGCCAGCGTCAGAAAAACCGCCTGACCCGCGTCGCGGGCCGCCTCCTCGTGGTTCAGGACGCGAAGGCAGACCGTTCGGACGAGAGGTTCGTACCGGCGGACAATTTCCTCGAAGGCCCCCTGCTCGCGACGTTCCAGGAAGGCTTCAATCAGGTCTCCATCCGTTTTCCGGCTTTCGACACGCTCACCCATGCTCCGCCTCCTCGGATCCCATTATGTGGAAGTTCCATCCGCGTGTCACGCCTCCGTGGTCGGAGCGATCGGGTGCAAAAAATCCCGGGTCGGCGACGGAGTAGGAGCGAATGAGGTTTTTCGAAAGGAGGGGTACGGGGATGAATAGTCGGAAGATGGCGCTCGGGGCGGCCGCTCTCCTGGGGCTGGGGACCGTCTTGCCCCAGGCCGGATCGGGAGGGCCGGTCGGGTACTGGAAGTTCGACGAGACGGCGGGGCCGGCGGCCGATTCCGCCGGCTCGGCGAACGCGTCCTGGGGCGGGAGCCCTTCGACGGCGACCTCGGGGCTTCCCGTCTTCAGCTATTCGAATCCCCGCGCGATCGTCTTCGATCAGTCGGGCGGCACGGACGACTACGTGGAGATTCCCAACACCTCCGCGCTCGAAAATCTGCAGGAAGGCGACTACACGATCTCGGTCTGGTTTCGGCCGGACGCCCTGCCTTCCACCCCGGATCCGCACGACGGCGTGTCCCGCGCCGGCATCGTGATCAAGACGGGCTGGCATACGGGGCTTCACTACGACAGCCGGGGGTGGTTCCTTTTCGAAAACTGGGGGGCGGATTCCAACAGCGACGGGAGTCCCGAGTGGATGGGCGTGGGAACGTGGGAAGTCTCGCACGCGGTCGGCTCGTGGTACCACCTGTGCGGGGTGTGGAATCGGACCCAGGGAACGGCCCAGATCTGGGTCAACGGCGCCTTGGCGCAAGGAGCCAACCACACGCCCAATGCCGCCATGTATGAGTACGGGACGACGACGTGGAAGGTCGGCATCGCCGGGCCGGGGTTCACGGACTACAGGTGGGCGGCTCAGGGAGCGGTCGATGACCTGCGCTTTTTCAACCGGGCCCTGTCCCAGAATGAAATCGCGGAGCTTTACAACGGCCTGCCGGCGCCCCGCACCTTGACGGCGAACGCTTCTGGAAGCCAGGTGAATCTCTCGTGGCAGGCTCCGGCGGGGTCGCTCTCCTACACCTACCGGGTCTGGCGGGCGACGGCCTCCGGCGGACCTTACACCGAGGTGGCCGCGCCGGGTACGACGTCTTACACGGATACCGTTCCTTCGGCGGGAACCTATTACTACGTCATCACCGCCGTCAGCAGCGTCGGGGAGAGCGGGCGGTCGAACGAGGCCAACGTCGACACGGGTTCCGGAGGGAGCGGGGGTGGCGGAGGAGGGGGAACGGCGCCTCCACCTTCCGGCGCGGGCGACGATGACGATGACGACAGCGACGGAACCTGCGGGTGCGGCACGGTTCGCGCCGCGGGAGAAATGGCCGGGTGGGCCGCGGCGGCGGGCGGCCTTGCGATGATGGCCGCCGGGGGATGGAAGAGGTTCTTCAGGACGTAGGCCGTCAGCGTTCGAAGTGTCCGCCGCCGGTCCGCTCCGCCAGGGGCTTCAGCAGCGCGCGCGCTTCGGCGTCCGCGCCGATCTGGACGGCGTGGACGCGGACGTCGGTGAAGCGATTGAGGGCGGCGAAGCGGTTCAGGAACCGCGGGGCTTCGGTGACTCCCATGGTCGGAACCCCGTCTGTGAGGACGTAGATCGTGTCGATGCCGTCCTTTCGCAGGCTGGGCGCCTGGGCGTCGCCGGCATAGGAGAGCGCCTTGACCATCGCCGCCCAGAGATTGGTCATGGTGCCCTGCTGGAGGGAATCGACGAAGTCGGCCATCGACTTGCGCCGCGAGGCCGTCAGCCGCACCGGTCCGCCTCCGTACAGGTGGAGGTTGGAATCGAAGAAGATCAGGCAGACGAGGGCGCCCTCGGGGAGCTTGAGGAGGGTCTTTTTCAACTCGTACTGCAGGACGTGGATCTTGAGGTCGCCGGCCAGGCGCAGGCCGGGAGGGGCGCCTTCCTCGGGGGAAGGCTTCCAGGAGGCGGGCTGCCACATGCTGCCGGAGACGTCCACGACGAACGCCACGGCGTCGGAGATCACGGGGATGCCGTAGAAGGTGGTGGTGCCGGCGCTTCCGGCTTTCTCGAGAGGCTCGGGCCGGTAGGCGCCGGCCAGGAAAGCTTCCCGGTTCCGATCCCACCAGGCTTTCCAGGCGTCATAGTTTCCGTGCTTATCCACGCCGGTGAGTTTCTTCAGGGCCTCGTTGAGGTCCGCGGCGCAACGGCCGCGGGAGATCTTGAGCGCCTCCAGAATCGCCTCGGTGAGAGCCCGGATGCCCAGGGCGGCGATCGCCTCGGCGGCGGCGGTGCGCACCTGCCGGTGCTCGGAGGCGAGGGACTCGCGCAGGGCGGCCGCCGCTTCCGGCGCGGGTTCGCCCAGGGCTCCCAGGGCGCGGGTGGCGGCGAGACATTCGACGTCTTTGGGCTTCGTGGCCAGAACTTCAAGGAGGCCCCGGAGGGCGGTGGCGGTCCGATTCCGGCCGAGGGTTTCGATGAGGCGCGCCCGGTAGCGCAGACTGTAGGCGCCCTGGGTCTGCCGGACGATCGCCTCGACGGCTTCGGCGGATCGGAAGCGGCCCAGGGTGTCGAGGATCGCCTCGACGCCCGCCTCCTGGAAGGCGATCTGGTCGAGGAGCGCCTCGTACTCGCGTCGCGCGGCGGTGTATTGACGGGCGAGCGCGACGGCTTCCTGGGAATTGGGATGGCGGCTGTAGGCGCCGACGAACTTCATGCCGATTTCGTCGAGCCGGCGGGTGAGGCGGGTTTCCTGGGCGTCGTGCGATTCGAGCTGGCGCACCGACTTCAGAAAGGCGCTCAGGAGTTTTTCGGCCGCCTCGGCGGAGTCCCACGAGGCGATTTCGCGAAGGAGGCGCGGCAGGTTCTCCGGCTCTTTCCCCTGAAGAGCGGCGGAGAGTTCCGCGGCCGAGCGGTCCCATCCGGCGGGCTTGGCGGGGACGGCGGGTTCGGGTTCCAGGCGGCTTCGAGGAGGTTCCTGAGCCGCCAGGAGGGGCGTCCAGAACAGGAGCAAGGCGGTCCGCATGGGTCCCTTTGAGATATACGGTGGAAGAGGAGGGATCGGCTCTTCCTGCGGCGGCGAAGGGTGGTCGGGGCGGCGGGATTTGAACCCACGACCTCTTGGTCCCGAACCAAGCGCTCTAGCCAGGCTGAGCCACGCCCCGAACCGAGAAGCGGTCGAAGAAGCCGGCCGGGACGGGACCCCGGACGGCGCCGGGCATTATAGCGGATTCCCGGCGGGGTGCAACGCTTCCGATCAGCGGTCCGTGAGGAGCCGCCGGTAGCGTTTTTCCTGACGCAGGCTGTCGAGGTCGGGATCCTTGCGCAGATGGTCGATCTTCCGGAAGCCCGCCGCCAGGGCGATCTCCAGCCAGTCAAGGGCCTCGTCCTTCTTGCCCGCCAGAGCATACCCGCAGGCCACGTTGTAGGCCGAGGTCGCGCCGATCGGTTCCTTGGGGAACTGGTAATAGATCCGTTTGAAAAGCCGCACCGAGGCGTCGAAGTCCTTCCGCTGATGCGCTTCGAGCGCCTGGTCGAAAAGTTCCGAGGCTTCCTCTTCGTCGTGCGGGCCTTTTGCCTGCGCTTCCTTGCGCACGGGCTCGTCGAGGGCCAGCCTCTTGGACTTGGCGATTTCGGTCTCGAGAATCTCTTTCTGCTCCTCGAGCGCCCGCAGGCGCCGCTCCAGCTCCCGGACCCGCGCGTCGGACTCCCCGGCCGGAGGCGGTGCGGGAGGCTTGGGGGCCGGCGGCTGCGAACGGGACAGCTCCTCCTCGACGATGCGTTCCACCCGCCGGAGGATGGCGGCGCGCTCCTCGGTGAGCTTCTGCCGCACTTTTTCGAGAATCCGGCGCTTGAGCTCCGCCGGGTCTTCCTGCCGGGGGGAGCCGAGAAGGGGGGAAAGGAGCAGAAAGCTCCAGGCCAGGCTGTTTGCGATCATGCGACCTCCCGCCTGAACGGGGCCGATTGTAGGCCGCCCCGGGTCTTGAGGTCAATAGCCGCCCGATGCGTGACAGAGTCGGACCGGCGCGATAAAATCATTCAAGAAAGGCGGGCGCCGATCCGATAATTTCTATGGCGCACTTGCGCCGCTCCGGGGGAAAAGGTTTCAGGGGTTTGGAGTGAGGGGTTTGGTGAGGGACACATCCTATGGACATTTCCAGAGCTGACGGCGTCGGCGGACCGGGTCGGATCGAAGGACCTCAGAAGGTTTCCAGGGTCCAGCCGCCCGCCGGCCCCGACCGCGCCGCGCCGTCCGACAAAGTCGAGATCTCCGATTCGGCGCGCCTGGTTTCCGAAGCGCTCAGCCTTCCGGCCGTGCGGGAGGACCGCGTGGAGGAGATGCGCCGGCTCATCGAGTCGGGACGGCTCGAAACTCCGGAGCGCCTGGAGGGAGCGCTCGACAAGTTCCTCCGGGAGAATCCGGATCTTCTCGAATAAGGGAGAGCTTCCTTCGAAGCGACTGCCGTAACCGGTCATCTTCTGCCACTCTGGCATTGACCCTCTTAGGCCCCGCCCGCCGTTTGCTTTAAATCGCTTATTTTCAATCGGTTGTATCATACCTTCTCCCTCCTTCCTGGCATGGGACTTGCGCTTGAGGGGGTGTCCCTTAATTGTCGGAGACTATCCATGGCCAAGCAGCTCCTCTTCGACCAGGCCGCGCGGGACGCGCTTCGCCGCGGGATCGGCAAGGTGGCTTCCGCGGTGCGTTCGACGCTGGGTCCCCGGGGCCGGACGGTCGTCATCGACAAGTCGTGGGGCGGTCCGACGGTGACCAAGGACGGCGTGACGGTGTGCGAGGAGGTGGAGCTGACCGACCCTTACGAGAACATGGCCGCCAAGATGCTCAAGGAGGCGGCCTCCAAGACGAGCGACCAGGCCGGCGACGGCACGACGACTTCGGCGACCCTGGCCGAGGCGATCTTTCTCGAAGGGCTTCGGGTGGTGACGGCGGGGGCCAATGCGGTGGCGGTGGCCCGGGGCATCAAGCGGGCGGCCGAGGCGGTATCGGAGGAGCTCAAAAAGCTCGCCGAGCCCGTGCGGGTCGAGGACCGGGAGCGGCTCGTTCAGGTGGGGACGCTCGCGGCCAACGGCGACCGCGCGGTGGGCGAGATGCTGGCGCAGGCCTTTTCGAAGGTGGGCCGCGAGGGGGCGATCTCCGTGGAGGAAGGCAAGGGAATCCAGACGGAGATCAAGATCGTCGAGGGCATGCAGTTCGACCGCGGCTTCCTTTCGCCGCACTTCGTGACGAATCCTCAGTCCGTGGAGTGCGTGCTCGAGAATCCCTACCTTTTCATTCATGAGGACAAGCTCTCGTCGGCGGCTCCTCTCATCCCGCTGCTCGAGAAGGTGGCCGCGGAGAAGCGGGCGCTGCTCGTGATCGCCGAGGACGTGGAAGGGGAGGCGCTGGCGACGCTCGTGGTCAACAAGCTCCGCGGGATCCTGCCGTGCTGCGCCGTCAAGGCTCCCGGCTACGGCGACCGCCGCAAGGCCATGCTCGAGGACATCGCCATCCTCACGGGCGGCCGGGCGGTCTTCAAGGATCTCGGGATCGACCTTTCGAAGATGCCGACCTCGATGCTCGGCCGCGCCCGGAAGGTGATCGTGGACGCCGACTACACCACGATCCTCGACGGAGCGGGCGACCGCAAGGCGGTGGAGGCCCGCTGCGCGCAGATCCGCAAGGAGTACGCCGAGAGCGACTCCGACTACGACCGCGAGAAGCTCCAGGAACGGCTCTCGAAGCTCTCCGGGGGCGTGGCGGTCATCTATGTGGGCGCGGCGACGGAGACGGAGCTCAAGGAACGCAAGAAGCGGGTCGAGGACGCGCTTCACTCCGTCCGGGCGGCCCTGGAGGAAGGGCTGGTGCCGGGCGGCGGGGTGGCGCTCCTGCGCGCGGAAAAGGCGCTGGACGGGATCTCCGCGGAAGGGGACGAGAAGATCGGCGTCGAAATCGTGCGGCGGGCGCTCGAGGCGCCGCTTCGGGTCATCGCCGCCAACGCCGGGTTCGACCCCTCGACGGCCGTGCGCAAGGTGCGGACCGGCTCGGGAGCCTTCGGGTTCGACGCCGAGCGTCTGGAGTTCCGCGATCTGAAGGAGGCCGGGATCATGGATCCGGTGAAGGTGACGCGGCACGCGCTTCAGAACGCGGCGAGCGTGTCGTCCCTTCTTCTGACGACCGAGGCGATGGTGGTCGAGCTTCCCGAGGAAGAGGAGAAGCCCGCGGCCGCCGAAGCCGGGATGGACTAGCGTTCCAGTTCGGGAATCCGGGAAAGCCAAACGGAGGAACATATGAAGCTCAAGCCCCTGGGCGACCACGTGGTGATCCGGCCGCTGGAGGCCGAGGACCGGACTCCGGGCGGGATCGTGCTGCCGGACACGGCCAAGGAGAAGTCCACGAAGGGCGAGGTCGTCGCCGTCGGCAGCGGCAAGGTGCTGCCGAACGGACGGGTCGTGCCGCTGTCGGTCAAGGAAGGAGACAAGGTCCTCTACTCGAAGTACGCCGGGTCGGAAGTGAAGATCGACGGCAAGGAGTACAAGATCGTCACGGAGTCGGAGATTCTCGCGGTCCTCGAATAATTCCCACGGAGAGGCCATGGCCAAGCAGATGATGTTCGACGAGGAGGCGCGGCGGAAGCTGCTGGCGGGCATGCGCAAGCTCGCCGGCACCGTCCGGGTGACCCTGGGCCCCAGCG
Proteins encoded in this window:
- a CDS encoding DUF1501 domain-containing protein, coding for AGGKARSVILIFNCGGPSHLDLWDPKPEAPENVRGPFRAIPTSVPGIRVSELLPNLARRAHRYAIVRSVHHEHQNHNSAMYWTIVGRPYPIDSTLINPSRTDLPSFGTLTGWLAQRDGYSGAVPPYVITPAPHCDSTAYVTPGQFGACLGAKYDPFVLNADPNAPDFKLRDLGPVEGMTPDRLAARRELLKGLEMNARPVETPVARELDVFHARAFSMVLSGEMAQAFDLSREPDRVRERYGRHSWGQSHLLARRLVEAGARFVTTVNGPSIVWDTHKDNFEQMRRHLVPPMEQAFTALLDDLAERGLLETTIVLWMGDFGRTPVINNDAGRDHWPQCFSVVLAGGGIRGGQVVGASDSKGAYPSARPVTPADIHATVFTLLGYDPAAVTFRSSDGRPLALSEGEPIRELL
- a CDS encoding sigma-70 family RNA polymerase sigma factor gives rise to the protein MGERVESRKTDGDLIEAFLERREQGAFEEIVRRYEPLVRTVCLRVLNHEEAARDAGQAVFLTLALKAGVLDRRRPLGPWLHRVAWDIAVSQRRAGQARRARERTAIERLRTAAPSPLEEVLPILDEEINGLPERYRRALILFHLEGRTLEETAAVLGRSIGTVGAWLFRGRRLLRDRLARRGVMPALFPAVLETLSPPPGAEAALRVWTAKAALAALAGHPAAGGFVSNTVWTLVRRAASPRFFAPIASAAGAALVAALLWAAAGTSPRIPPPRAPIAPMPPAAPTPPPVFAARPPSAAPGIPSATEISFPAAAPRRSAAPEAPPPMSGPRRSDLVAHWPLDGPREDGWVEDRSGRGHRGRIVGPVFWTAGKIGRALVLDGRGSYIEPAVSPDLEGVHRSSFSLAAWFRPADIPPGRDSEARASYGILLRTGWHIGLLFNHEGRFLMTDWLRGETGPVWNTAGTWETTHAAGHWYHLAGVVDRGLGRVSLYVNGVLRHAQAFDPSREVFEVPEGRWRIGIGNPHWKEWSWPAQGAIDDVRLYNRPLSPTDVRLILAETQDE
- a CDS encoding LamG-like jellyroll fold domain-containing protein, with the protein product MNSRKMALGAAALLGLGTVLPQAGSGGPVGYWKFDETAGPAADSAGSANASWGGSPSTATSGLPVFSYSNPRAIVFDQSGGTDDYVEIPNTSALENLQEGDYTISVWFRPDALPSTPDPHDGVSRAGIVIKTGWHTGLHYDSRGWFLFENWGADSNSDGSPEWMGVGTWEVSHAVGSWYHLCGVWNRTQGTAQIWVNGALAQGANHTPNAAMYEYGTTTWKVGIAGPGFTDYRWAAQGAVDDLRFFNRALSQNEIAELYNGLPAPRTLTANASGSQVNLSWQAPAGSLSYTYRVWRATASGGPYTEVAAPGTTSYTDTVPSAGTYYYVITAVSSVGESGRSNEANVDTGSGGSGGGGGGGTAPPPSGAGDDDDDDSDGTCGCGTVRAAGEMAGWAAAAGGLAMMAAGGWKRFFRT
- a CDS encoding vWA domain-containing protein, with protein sequence MRTALLLFWTPLLAAQEPPRSRLEPEPAVPAKPAGWDRSAAELSAALQGKEPENLPRLLREIASWDSAEAAEKLLSAFLKSVRQLESHDAQETRLTRRLDEIGMKFVGAYSRHPNSQEAVALARQYTAARREYEALLDQIAFQEAGVEAILDTLGRFRSAEAVEAIVRQTQGAYSLRYRARLIETLGRNRTATALRGLLEVLATKPKDVECLAATRALGALGEPAPEAAAALRESLASEHRQVRTAAAEAIAALGIRALTEAILEALKISRGRCAADLNEALKKLTGVDKHGNYDAWKAWWDRNREAFLAGAYRPEPLEKAGSAGTTTFYGIPVISDAVAFVVDVSGSMWQPASWKPSPEEGAPPGLRLAGDLKIHVLQYELKKTLLKLPEGALVCLIFFDSNLHLYGGGPVRLTASRRKSMADFVDSLQQGTMTNLWAAMVKALSYAGDAQAPSLRKDGIDTIYVLTDGVPTMGVTEAPRFLNRFAALNRFTDVRVHAVQIGADAEARALLKPLAERTGGGHFER
- a CDS encoding flagellar biosynthesis anti-sigma factor FlgM, producing MDISRADGVGGPGRIEGPQKVSRVQPPAGPDRAAPSDKVEISDSARLVSEALSLPAVREDRVEEMRRLIESGRLETPERLEGALDKFLRENPDLLE
- the groL gene encoding chaperonin GroEL (60 kDa chaperone family; promotes refolding of misfolded polypeptides especially under stressful conditions; forms two stacked rings of heptamers to form a barrel-shaped 14mer; ends can be capped by GroES; misfolded proteins enter the barrel where they are refolded when GroES binds) yields the protein MAKQLLFDQAARDALRRGIGKVASAVRSTLGPRGRTVVIDKSWGGPTVTKDGVTVCEEVELTDPYENMAAKMLKEAASKTSDQAGDGTTTSATLAEAIFLEGLRVVTAGANAVAVARGIKRAAEAVSEELKKLAEPVRVEDRERLVQVGTLAANGDRAVGEMLAQAFSKVGREGAISVEEGKGIQTEIKIVEGMQFDRGFLSPHFVTNPQSVECVLENPYLFIHEDKLSSAAPLIPLLEKVAAEKRALLVIAEDVEGEALATLVVNKLRGILPCCAVKAPGYGDRRKAMLEDIAILTGGRAVFKDLGIDLSKMPTSMLGRARKVIVDADYTTILDGAGDRKAVEARCAQIRKEYAESDSDYDREKLQERLSKLSGGVAVIYVGAATETELKERKKRVEDALHSVRAALEEGLVPGGGVALLRAEKALDGISAEGDEKIGVEIVRRALEAPLRVIAANAGFDPSTAVRKVRTGSGAFGFDAERLEFRDLKEAGIMDPVKVTRHALQNAASVSSLLLTTEAMVVELPEEEEKPAAAEAGMD
- the groES gene encoding co-chaperone GroES, with amino-acid sequence MKLKPLGDHVVIRPLEAEDRTPGGIVLPDTAKEKSTKGEVVAVGSGKVLPNGRVVPLSVKEGDKVLYSKYAGSEVKIDGKEYKIVTESEILAVLE